Proteins co-encoded in one Oreochromis aureus strain Israel breed Guangdong linkage group 3, ZZ_aureus, whole genome shotgun sequence genomic window:
- the LOC116334509 gene encoding myelin-oligodendrocyte glycoprotein-like isoform X3: MEKKDMSQLHVVGSLQPIVAAPGDDVILPCHMEPKFNVAGLTVEWSRPDRRPDPNDRLSRVEYVHLYRDAREVPDMKIPSYIGRTALFTDGLREGNISLRITNVIQEDEGRYRCFIPKLKSQTKSSIVRLIVAETVTTETPLHPETLSTPHPMDEFHSKGGLSHRSRLIPLVVFCVFILLCVAVAGLWFTELKH; the protein is encoded by the exons GTCAGTTACATGTGGTCGGATCACTTCAGCCTATCGTGGCCGCTCCAGGTGATGATGTCATCCTGCCATGTCACATGGAGCCAAAGTTTAATGTGGCGGGACTGACGGTGGAGTGGTCGAGGCCCGATCGTCGTCCTGACCCCAACGACCGTCTGAGTCGAGTGGAATATGTTCATCTTTACAGAGACGCCCGAGAGGTCCCCGACATGAAGATCCCATCGTACATCGGGAGGACGGCGTTGTTCACAGACGGCCTGAGAGAAGGAAACATCTCACTAAGAATCACTAATGTGATACAAGAAGATGAAGGAAGATACAGATGTTTCATCCCAAAGTTAAAGAGTCAAACAAAGTCTTCAATTGttcgtctgattgttg CTGAAACTGTGACAACAGAGACACCGCTGCATCCTGAAACTCTCTCAACTCCTCATCCGATGGATGAGTTTCACAGTAAAG GTGGTTTGTCCCATCGGAGCCGACTGATCCCACTTgtggttttctgtgtttttattctgcTCTGTGTCGCAGTCGCAGGACTCTGGTTCACTGAGTTGAAGCATTGA
- the LOC116334514 gene encoding myelin-oligodendrocyte glycoprotein-like isoform X2, giving the protein MDVAEFRFSVSLSALKLTFMLLFALTPAEGQFHVVGSLQSIVAVPGDDVILPCHVEPKFNVAWLTVEWSRPDRRPDPNDRLSRVEYVHLYRDAREVPDMKIPSYIGRTALFTDGLREGNISLRITNVTQEDEGRYKCFIPKLKSQTKSSIVHLIVAETMTTETPLHPETLQTPEPMDEFHSKGGLSRRSRLIPLVVVCVFILLCVAVAGRWFTESKHRKTEFEKGPPI; this is encoded by the exons ATGGATGTAGCAGAGTTTAGGTTCAGTGTGTCTCTCTCAGCTTTAAAGCTCACCTTTATGCTGCTTTTCGCTCTCACACCTGCTGAAG GTCAGTTTCATGTGGTCGGATCACTTCAGTCTATCGTGGCCGTTCCAGGTGACGATGTCATCCTGCCGTGTCACGTGGAGCCAAAGTTTAATGTGGCGTGGCTGACGGTGGAGTGGTCGAGGCCCGATCGTCGTCCTGACCCCAACGACCGTCTGAGCCGAGTGGAATATGTTCATCTTTACAGAGACGCCCGAGAGGTCCCCGACATGAAGATCCCATCGTACATCGGGAGGACGGCGTTGTTCACAGACGGCCTGAGAGAAGGAAACATCTCACTAAGAATCACTAATGTGACACAAGAAGATGAAGGAAGATACAAATGTTTCATCCCAAAGTTAAAGAGTCAAACAAAGTCTTCAATTgttcatctgattgttg CTGAAACTATGACAACAGAGACACCGCTGCATCCTGAAACTCTCCAAACTCCTGAGCCGATGGACGAGTTTCACAGTAAAG GTGGTTTGTCCCGTCGGAGCCGACTGATCCCACTTGTGgttgtctgtgtttttattctgcTCTGTGTCGCAGTCGCAGGACGCTGGTTCACTGAGTCAAAGCATCGAAAAACAGAA TTTGAGAAAGGACCTCCTATCTAG
- the LOC116334514 gene encoding myelin-oligodendrocyte glycoprotein-like isoform X1 has product MDVAEFRFSVSLSALKLTFMLLFALTPAEGQFHVVGSLQSIVAVPGDDVILPCHVEPKFNVAWLTVEWSRPDRRPDPNDRLSRVEYVHLYRDAREVPDMKIPSYIGRTALFTDGLREGNISLRITNVTQEDEGRYKCFIPKLKSQTKSSIVHLIVAETMTTETPLHPETLQTPEPMDEFHSKGGLSRRSRLIPLVVVCVFILLCVAVAGRWFTESKHRKTEQVQEQSNLHHD; this is encoded by the exons ATGGATGTAGCAGAGTTTAGGTTCAGTGTGTCTCTCTCAGCTTTAAAGCTCACCTTTATGCTGCTTTTCGCTCTCACACCTGCTGAAG GTCAGTTTCATGTGGTCGGATCACTTCAGTCTATCGTGGCCGTTCCAGGTGACGATGTCATCCTGCCGTGTCACGTGGAGCCAAAGTTTAATGTGGCGTGGCTGACGGTGGAGTGGTCGAGGCCCGATCGTCGTCCTGACCCCAACGACCGTCTGAGCCGAGTGGAATATGTTCATCTTTACAGAGACGCCCGAGAGGTCCCCGACATGAAGATCCCATCGTACATCGGGAGGACGGCGTTGTTCACAGACGGCCTGAGAGAAGGAAACATCTCACTAAGAATCACTAATGTGACACAAGAAGATGAAGGAAGATACAAATGTTTCATCCCAAAGTTAAAGAGTCAAACAAAGTCTTCAATTgttcatctgattgttg CTGAAACTATGACAACAGAGACACCGCTGCATCCTGAAACTCTCCAAACTCCTGAGCCGATGGACGAGTTTCACAGTAAAG GTGGTTTGTCCCGTCGGAGCCGACTGATCCCACTTGTGgttgtctgtgtttttattctgcTCTGTGTCGCAGTCGCAGGACGCTGGTTCACTGAGTCAAAGCATCGAAAAACAGAA CAGGTGCAGGAGCAGTCCAACCTGCATCATGATTAA
- the tmem185 gene encoding transmembrane protein 185-like — MNLRGLFQDFNPSKFLIYSCLLLFSVLLSLRLDGVIQWSYWAVFTPIWLWKLLVIIGASVGTGVWAHNPQYRAEGETCVEFKAMLIAVGLHVLLLMFEVLVCDRVARGNYFWLLVFMPLFFVSPVSVAACVWGFRHDRSLELEVLCSVNILQFIFIALKLDKIINWPWLVVCVPLWILMSFLCLVVLYYIIWSVLFLRSIDIIAEQRRTHITMAISWMTIVVPLLTFEILLVHKLDGHNSLTYVCVFVPLWLSLLTLMATTFGQKGGNHWWFGIRKDFCHFLLELLPFLREYGNVSYDLQRSEDPEAAEDLPVPEPPPKIAPMFHKKTGVVITQSPGKYFVPPPKLCIDMPD; from the exons ATGAATTTACGAGGGCTCTTTCAGGACTTCAACCCCAG CAAGTTCCTGATCTATTCTTGCCTGCTGCTCTTCTCGGTGTTGCTGTCCTTGAGGCTGGATGGAGTCATCCAGTGGAGCTACTGGGCTGTGTTTACGCCAATATGGCTGTGGAAGCTGTTGGTCATCATTGGGGCGTCTGTGGGCACCGGAGTCTGGGCCCACAACCCTCAGTACAG GGCTGAGGGGGAGACGTGTGTGGAGTTCAAGGCCATGCTGATAGCGGTGGGGCTCCACGTCCTGCTGCTGATGTTCGAGGTGCTGGTGTGCGATCGGGTAGCGAGAGGAAACTACTTCTGGCTTCTCGTCTTCATGCCACTCTTCTTTGTGTCACCCGTTTCCGTAGCAGCGTGCGTCTGGGGGTTTAGACACGACCGCTCTCTTGAG CTGGAGGTGTTGTGTTCAGTAAATATTCTGCAGTTCATCTTCATCGCTCTGAAGCTGGACAAGATCATCAACTGGCCTTGGCTG GTGGTGTGTGTCCCACTGTGGATCCTCATGTCCTTCCTGTGCCTTGTTGTCCTCTACTACATCATCTGGTCGGTCCTCTTTCTCCGCTCCATCGACATCATCGCCGAGCAGCGGCGAACTCACATCACCATGGCAATCAGCTGGATGACTATCGTCGTACCACTTCTAACATTTGAG ATCCTTCTGGTGCACAAGCTGGACGGTCACAACAGCCTGACCTACGTGTGCGTGTTCGTCCCTCTGTGGCTCTCCCTGCTCACACTCATGGCCACCACCTTTGGCCAAAAGGGAGGAAACCACT GGTGGTTCGGCATCCGAAAGGACTTCTGCCACTTCCTGCTGGAGCTCCTCCCCTTCCTCCGAGAGTATGGCAACGTGTCCTACGACCTTCAACGTAGTGAGGACCCTGAGGCGGCCGAGGATCTGCCCGTCCCTGAACCACCGCCAAAGATTGCCCCCATGTTCCACAAGAAGACCGGTGTGGTGATCACGCAGAGCCCCGGGAAATACTTTGTCCCGCCGCCCAAACTCTGCATTGACATGCCGGACTAA
- the mus81 gene encoding crossover junction endonuclease MUS81 isoform X1 — protein MPATEPVRLGRKRALPSCPNPLFLKWLTELRDEAKEKGLKIQYTYQKAINSLNKYPLPLKNAKEAKILQNFGDGICKILDEKLQRYYRENGADASIHALPKGAPPPGRSDNNIILAPSKKKNAAGDQRKDGGGDGGRKKKREYVPQRRSGGYAVLLTLYKETQVPGSKGYMFKMELQTEAQHLCDKSFTVPDLGSKYTAWSSVSTLIQKNLLIKTHNPARYSLTEGGLALAERLASVEQTNTDGDREEVRSELEVTEEDDNVVDLTGSDEGEEEEEENRIHPTERRAAITQVSCNVDDVRSSGKPQNSQATTTSRKPNAECLLPGTYEIMLCVDFIETTGGSHHRKQELVKELQRNGVNFDIRKLNVGDFLWVAREKVAPVAGQLRAPVGRELVLDYIVERKRMDDLCGSIIDGRFREQKFRLKRCGLRKPIYLVEECGSAASHLSLPETTLQQAIVNTQVVDGFFVKRVQDVRESAAYLTIMTRFLTKLYQNRTLICRSRELEGDGGSDEEERGLPSCSLMSFAEFNHGAVKNKCQTVREVFARQLMQISGLSGDKAAAILEHYSTPHSLLTAYEQCTSEAEKEKLLSSIRYGKLKRNLGPALSRTVYQLYCTQGALT, from the exons ATGCCCGCCACCGAGCCGGTCCGGTTGGGTCGGAAACGCGCCCTGCCCTCGTGCCCGAACCCGCTGTTCCTCAAGTGGCTCACCGAGCTCCGGGACGAGGCGAAGGAGAAAGGACTGAAGATCCAGTACACCTACCAGAAG GCCATCAACTCACTCAATAAATATCCACTGCCGCTGAAGAACGCCAAAGAGGCAAAGATCCTCCAAAACTTCGGAGACGGCATCTGTAAGATACTGGATGAAAAGCTGCAACGGTATTATAGAGAGAACG GTGCTGACGCTTCTATACACGCTCTCCCCAAAGGAGCGCCCCCTCCTGGCCGATCAGACAATAACATCATTCTGGCTCCATCCAAAAAG aaaaatgctgcaggtGATCAAAGaaaggatggaggaggagatggagggaggaagaagaagagggagtATGTCCCCCAGAGGAGGTCCGGGGGTTATGCTGTGCTGCTGACTCTTTACAAAGAAACTCAG GTCCCTGGTAGTAAAGGTTACATGTTTAAGATGGAGCTGCAGACAGAAGCTCAGCATCTCTGTGACAAATCGTTCACTGTG CCTGATTTAGGCAGTAAGTACACCGCCTGGAGCTCAGTCAGCACTCTGATCCAGAAGAACCTGCTGATAAAGACTCACAATCCCGCAAG GTATTCTCTGACAGAAGGAGGTCTGGCTTTGGCCGAGCGACTGGCATCAGTAGAGCAGACGAACACAGACggggacagagaggaggttaGAAGTGAGTTAGAGGTGACTGAGGAAGATGATAACGTCGTAGACCTCACTGGTAGTGATGAaggtgaagaagaggaggaggagaacagAATACA CCCTACAGAAAGACGAGCCGCCATCACTCAGGTTAGCTGCAACGTGGACGACGTGCGTTCATCTGGGAAACCACAGAATTCACAGGCGACGACGACAAGCAGAAAGCCGAACGCAGAATGTCTCCTACCCGGAACGTATGAAATTATGCTCTGTGTTGACTTCATCGAGACCACTGG TGGGAGTCACCATCGTAAGCAGGAGCTGGTCAAAGAGCTTCAGAGGAACGGAGTCAACTTTGACATCAGGAAACTAAACGTCGGGGACTTCCTGTGGGTGGCTCGGGAAAAGGTGGCACCTGTTGCAG GTCAGTTGCGAGCGCCTGTAGGCAGGGAGCTCGTCCTTGATTACATAgtggagaggaagaggatggaCGACCTGTGCGGCAGCATCATCGATGGACGCTTCAGGGAACAGAAG TTCCGGCTGAAGAGGTGCGGCCTTCGTAAGCCCATCTATTTAGTGGAGGAGTGTGGATCAGCTGCTTCTCACCTGAGCTTACCTGAAACTACACTGCAGCAGGCCATAGTCAACACACAG GTGGTTGACGGTTTCTTTGTGaagagagtccaggatgtgagGGAGTCGGCGGCGTACCTCACCATCATGACGAGATTCCTGACTAAACTGTACCAG AACCGAACGCTGATCTGTCGCTCCAGAGAGCTGGAGGGCGATGGAGGCAGTGACGAAGAGGAGAGAGGGCTCCCCTCCTGCTCTCTCATGTCTTTTGCAGAGTTCAACCACGGTGCAGTCAAAAACAAG TGTCAGACGGTGAGAGAAGTGTTTGCCAGACAGCTGATGCAGATCAGCGGATTGTCTGGAGACAAAGCAGCTGCTATACTGGAGCACTACAGCACGCCCCACAG tCTTCTGACAGCATATGAACAGTGCACAAGTgaagcagagaaagagaaactCCTCTCCTCGATCCGATACGGGAAGCTCAAAAG GAACCTGGGTCCAGCTCTGAGCAGAACAGTTTATCAGCTCTACTGTACACAAGGCGCTCTGACATGA
- the mus81 gene encoding crossover junction endonuclease MUS81 isoform X2, with amino-acid sequence MDCGRMLEYPEAINSLNKYPLPLKNAKEAKILQNFGDGICKILDEKLQRYYRENGADASIHALPKGAPPPGRSDNNIILAPSKKKNAAGDQRKDGGGDGGRKKKREYVPQRRSGGYAVLLTLYKETQVPGSKGYMFKMELQTEAQHLCDKSFTVPDLGSKYTAWSSVSTLIQKNLLIKTHNPARYSLTEGGLALAERLASVEQTNTDGDREEVRSELEVTEEDDNVVDLTGSDEGEEEEEENRIHPTERRAAITQVSCNVDDVRSSGKPQNSQATTTSRKPNAECLLPGTYEIMLCVDFIETTGGSHHRKQELVKELQRNGVNFDIRKLNVGDFLWVAREKVAPVAGQLRAPVGRELVLDYIVERKRMDDLCGSIIDGRFREQKFRLKRCGLRKPIYLVEECGSAASHLSLPETTLQQAIVNTQVVDGFFVKRVQDVRESAAYLTIMTRFLTKLYQNRTLICRSRELEGDGGSDEEERGLPSCSLMSFAEFNHGAVKNKCQTVREVFARQLMQISGLSGDKAAAILEHYSTPHSLLTAYEQCTSEAEKEKLLSSIRYGKLKRNLGPALSRTVYQLYCTQGALT; translated from the exons ATGGACTGCGGGAGGATGCTGGAGTACCCAGAG GCCATCAACTCACTCAATAAATATCCACTGCCGCTGAAGAACGCCAAAGAGGCAAAGATCCTCCAAAACTTCGGAGACGGCATCTGTAAGATACTGGATGAAAAGCTGCAACGGTATTATAGAGAGAACG GTGCTGACGCTTCTATACACGCTCTCCCCAAAGGAGCGCCCCCTCCTGGCCGATCAGACAATAACATCATTCTGGCTCCATCCAAAAAG aaaaatgctgcaggtGATCAAAGaaaggatggaggaggagatggagggaggaagaagaagagggagtATGTCCCCCAGAGGAGGTCCGGGGGTTATGCTGTGCTGCTGACTCTTTACAAAGAAACTCAG GTCCCTGGTAGTAAAGGTTACATGTTTAAGATGGAGCTGCAGACAGAAGCTCAGCATCTCTGTGACAAATCGTTCACTGTG CCTGATTTAGGCAGTAAGTACACCGCCTGGAGCTCAGTCAGCACTCTGATCCAGAAGAACCTGCTGATAAAGACTCACAATCCCGCAAG GTATTCTCTGACAGAAGGAGGTCTGGCTTTGGCCGAGCGACTGGCATCAGTAGAGCAGACGAACACAGACggggacagagaggaggttaGAAGTGAGTTAGAGGTGACTGAGGAAGATGATAACGTCGTAGACCTCACTGGTAGTGATGAaggtgaagaagaggaggaggagaacagAATACA CCCTACAGAAAGACGAGCCGCCATCACTCAGGTTAGCTGCAACGTGGACGACGTGCGTTCATCTGGGAAACCACAGAATTCACAGGCGACGACGACAAGCAGAAAGCCGAACGCAGAATGTCTCCTACCCGGAACGTATGAAATTATGCTCTGTGTTGACTTCATCGAGACCACTGG TGGGAGTCACCATCGTAAGCAGGAGCTGGTCAAAGAGCTTCAGAGGAACGGAGTCAACTTTGACATCAGGAAACTAAACGTCGGGGACTTCCTGTGGGTGGCTCGGGAAAAGGTGGCACCTGTTGCAG GTCAGTTGCGAGCGCCTGTAGGCAGGGAGCTCGTCCTTGATTACATAgtggagaggaagaggatggaCGACCTGTGCGGCAGCATCATCGATGGACGCTTCAGGGAACAGAAG TTCCGGCTGAAGAGGTGCGGCCTTCGTAAGCCCATCTATTTAGTGGAGGAGTGTGGATCAGCTGCTTCTCACCTGAGCTTACCTGAAACTACACTGCAGCAGGCCATAGTCAACACACAG GTGGTTGACGGTTTCTTTGTGaagagagtccaggatgtgagGGAGTCGGCGGCGTACCTCACCATCATGACGAGATTCCTGACTAAACTGTACCAG AACCGAACGCTGATCTGTCGCTCCAGAGAGCTGGAGGGCGATGGAGGCAGTGACGAAGAGGAGAGAGGGCTCCCCTCCTGCTCTCTCATGTCTTTTGCAGAGTTCAACCACGGTGCAGTCAAAAACAAG TGTCAGACGGTGAGAGAAGTGTTTGCCAGACAGCTGATGCAGATCAGCGGATTGTCTGGAGACAAAGCAGCTGCTATACTGGAGCACTACAGCACGCCCCACAG tCTTCTGACAGCATATGAACAGTGCACAAGTgaagcagagaaagagaaactCCTCTCCTCGATCCGATACGGGAAGCTCAAAAG GAACCTGGGTCCAGCTCTGAGCAGAACAGTTTATCAGCTCTACTGTACACAAGGCGCTCTGACATGA
- the ovol1a gene encoding putative transcription factor Ovo-like 1a, which yields MPRAFLVKKANVSPGKRNWSELPDHERGDVYIPVSIFPPSVLMMEVEASPAETTQTTTPLCLTKYSTIDAQTHPELPSSTVLGRPQSPAGLPSGRSEIKRRPQGSSTYIRAKIKVTTGELPPDPAPLALALPLIPTPQPLAALNTVSPSVPTPPPPEPVSMVTRSTGQSQSGSTGAFVCQVCQKTFQYQRMLNRHVKCHNDTKRHLCSFCGKGFNDTFDLKRHVRTHTGVRPYKCNFCDKAFTQRCSLESHMKKIHSITLKYAYKERRNKLYVCEECGHTAATQDALLIHLHSLHPDSPLLKSKAARRVGGRDGGSVGGSIPGSPQGADESDDTTGSAEQ from the exons TCTCCATCTTTCCTCCGTCCGTCCTGATGATGGAGGTGGAGGCCAGCCCCGCTGAGACGACGCAGACGACGACGCCCCTCTGTCTCACCAAATACTCTACCATTGACGCACAAACGCACCCGGAGCTGCCCTCCAGCACGGTGCTCGGCAGACCCCAGAGCCCGGCAGGTTTACCCAGCGGGAGGTCAGAGATCAAGAGGAGGCCGCAGGGCAGCTCCACGTACATCCGAGCCAAAATAAAG GTAACTACAGGCGAGTTACCCCCAGATCCAGCTCCCCTTGCTCTGGCTCTTCCTCTCATTCCCACTCCACAACCATTAGCTGCACTTAACACTGTGAGTCCTTCTGTGCCGACCCCACCTCCCCCAGAGCCGGTCTCAATGGTGACCAGATCCACGGGTCAAAGTCAAAGTGGGTCGACGGGAGCGTTCGTGTGCCAg GTCTGCCAGAAGACTTTCCAGTACCAGCGGATGTTGAACAGACACGTCAAGTGTCACAACGACACAAAGAGACACCTGTGCAGCTTCTGCGGCAAAGGCTTCAATGACACCTTCGACCTCAAAAGACACGTGCGCACGCATACAG GCGTCCGTCCATACAAGTGCAACTTCTGCGACAAGGCCTTCACCCAGCGCTGCTCTCTGGAGTCTCACATGAAGAAGATCCACAGCATCACCCTGAAGTACGCCTACAAGGAGCGACGCAACAAGCTGTACGTGTGCGAGGAGTGCGGCCACACAGCGGCAACTCAGGATGCGCTGCTCATCCATCTCCACTCGCTTCACCCTGACAGCCCCCTGCTGAAGAGCAAGGCCGCGAGGAGAGTGGGAGGAAGAGACGGAGGGTCGGTTGGAGGATCCATTCCTGGTTCTCCGCAGGGAGCGGACGAAAGCGATGATACCACCGGATCGGCTGAGCAGTAA